The sequence GTGTCATCTGATACAAGTGGTTTGCAACCATTGTATCGATTAGAGTTACCCCTGACAAATCGATAAACAGATGGCTTACGTCCAGCTCAACACATTTCTGTGGAACATAGTCGGCAATCGACTGCACTCTGGATGTATCGATATCGCCGATTAAAGGCAAAACACCTACAGTTTGATTTAATTTAATAATTGGTGCATTTAATTCTTCAATTAGAATACGCTGAGCATTTAATCTAGTATGCATTAGCTCATCATATCGCTTTGAGAACTCGACCAAAAGTTCATCAAACGCCTTATGGATTGCTATTCCCCACTTTAAAATGTCCGATCTGAGAACTTTCTCTCCTTGCTGTTCAACAAACTGTTCAACAAAACTCCAGTGTGCCATACGCACTTTGCTTAATGCTTCCTGCACTTCATAGATGGGTGTTCTCGTATGTATACGACTTTGCGCAACGATCAATGCCCAGTTCTTTTTGTTTTCTTCAAAGATTCCTTTATCCTCTAGCAAACTGCTTGCAATTGTAAGGTTTGTTAACCGATTTTGTTCACGTAAGCTCTTTTCAGATTTCTCACCTGCTGATTTAGAATAGATTGACCCTTGAATTTCTTCACGGTACGATAGCCATTCTTCTGTAATATTATCAATATTCTCCTGTAAGAAATCGAATAACATCTGGTTTATTTCAACCATAAAGATCCCTCCGCATACGTATTGAAAGCTTTTGCTATAATTGTAACATAAAAAAGATAAGTACCGGCATCTTTAGAAGATCCCCGATACTTATCATTTCGTCGTTTCAATTTAATACTTTTATCTTTACTTTTTTAACTCCCCATTGCA is a genomic window of Sporosarcina oncorhynchi containing:
- a CDS encoding STAS domain-containing protein — translated: MVEINQMLFDFLQENIDNITEEWLSYREEIQGSIYSKSAGEKSEKSLREQNRLTNLTIASSLLEDKGIFEENKKNWALIVAQSRIHTRTPIYEVQEALSKVRMAHWSFVEQFVEQQGEKVLRSDILKWGIAIHKAFDELLVEFSKRYDELMHTRLNAQRILIEELNAPIIKLNQTVGVLPLIGDIDTSRVQSIADYVPQKCVELDVSHLFIDLSGVTLIDTMVANHLYQMTQMLDLLGIQSSLTGIRPEIAQTSVQLGLDFSKISTYGSLQLAMRKNLIVLS